In the Octopus bimaculoides isolate UCB-OBI-ISO-001 chromosome 18, ASM119413v2, whole genome shotgun sequence genome, one interval contains:
- the LOC106867955 gene encoding arg8-vasotocin receptor yields the protein MKKMDKNNNSNDCVSILEELNAEFVDLYLPVMIYLLFSLILGLLGNSFLTYIHFCKFDETATKVFIIGLFVCDFLTCLICIPMEFFILCFSFTFHSSFACRLIRFFVAIAMFNSSIILFLLGIERYIVMCRPFKYNNISVVTSKKILASSTISSAILNIPVLEVYNTQNRLVRQCGNIGKVCSFPDSLDDTVFPFVYYCVVLCGYLYLLIFLMIFYLLIELRIKKIQRSMRSNRQRSSVSFGTPSKIPSFNDKNEGNVSETKLYPVSILKKHSVQLSKINVSLLPTTLLWAICYLLHFIAIFWRMFEHNFNDTESDRKQILYKLLIYSFYLKCAVNPYLYGTFNRQFYSELQRLFQKAFQLYK from the coding sequence ATGAAGAAGAtggacaaaaacaataacagtaacgacTGTGTTAGTATTTTAGAAGAACTAAACGCCGAATTTGTGGACTTGTATCTCCCTGTGATGATATATCTCTTATTTTCTCTGATACTTGGATTATTAGGAAACAGctttttaacatatatacacttttgtaAATTTGATGAGACAGCCACAAAAGTGTTCATTATAGGACTTTTTGTGTGCGATTTTCTAACTTGCTTAATATGTATACCGATGGAATTTTTCATTCTatgtttctctttcacttttcacAGTAGTTTTGCATGCCGCTTAATACGGTTTTTCGTTGCCATAGCAATGTTTAATtcatctataattttatttttattaggaaTCGAAAGATACATTGTCATGTGTCGAccctttaaatataacaatatttctgttgtgACTTCAAAAAAAATTCTAGCTTCTTCAACAATCTCTTCCGCTATACTTAATATACCAGTACTTGAAGTGTACAATACACAGAATAGACTGGTTAGACAATGTGGAAATATTGGAAAAGTATGTTCATTTCCTGACAGTTTAGACGACACAGTATTTCCTTTTGTCTATTATTGTGTAGTGTTGTGCGGTTAcctttatttgcttatttttctcaTGATATTCTACTTATTAATTGAACTTCGTATTAAGAAAATTCAGCGTTCAATGAGAAGTAATCGCCAGCGTTCAAGCGTATCTTTCGGAACTCCATCGAAGATTCCATCTTTTAACGATAAAAACGAAGGCAATGTTTCAGAAACAAAACTTTACCCTGTTTCGATTCTTAAGAAACACTCAGTACAGTTATCTAAGATCAATGTAAGCTTGTTACCGACCACATTGCTCTGGGCTATatgttatttattacatttcattgCAATATTTTGGAGGATGTTTGAACATAATTTCAATGACACCGAAAGTGATAGAAAACAAATTCTTTACAAACTTTTAATCTATTCTTTTTACCTCAAATGCGCAGTAAACCCATATCTTTATGGAACTTTCAATCGACAATTTTATAGTGAATTACAGCGCTTATTTCAAAAAGCATTCCAATTATATAagtaa